The genomic stretch GTTTTCTGTCGAAATAAATATCACTAAAAGGGTCATCCTCCATAATTAAGCAATGATGGCTTTCAGCGATATCTAACAGTACTTTCCTCCGCTGAAGGGGCATGATTGTGCCCGTAGGATTATGGAAGGTCGGTGTCGTGTAAATAAGCTTCGGGTTATGTTTTTCGCATAAAGCGTGGAGCATGTCGACACGCATGCCATTTTCATCAATAGGAACTGTCAAGATAGTAGCACCACGGCTGCGAAAGACATCAATAGCACCTGGGTAAGTAGGGGCCTCCATAATAACCACATCGCCAGGACCGACGAAAGTACGAGCGACTAGGTCAATTCCCTGCTGAGACCCGCTCGTAATCAGCAGATTCTCTGGCGACGTCTCAATCTTAGATTTCATTAGATTTTGAACCATTTTTTCTCGTAGGACAAGGTCGCCCTGAATACCGCCATATTGGGAAAGAATTCGTGGGTTTTGCTTGAAAACTTGTTCAATTAATTGATCCATATATTGGTTCGGGAACAAAGCTGGATCAATTATAGAGGAAGAGAAATGGTAACTCGCATCAGAATCTTGAAATCGCGCATATTGGGAACGATGCAAATAATCGGGGATGCTTAATTGCCAGTCAAAATTCTGTCCCGTACTGCTTGTCTCTGGCTGAAGCTGCGTTTTTACATATGTGCCTCTTCCTTTGCTCAATTCAATAAAGCCGTCTTCCTCTAACTGTTTATAAGCTTTCATTATCGTAACAAGGCTTACCTCAATATCTTTTGCCAGCTGCCGAACGGTTGGCAGCTTTGATCCGCTTGGCAATAAGCCAGAGCGAATTTTATCTACGAAGGACATATAGATTTGCTTCGAGAGGGGAATAGCTTCGTTTTTATTAATTGTAATCATCTAATCTATCTCCCATGTGTTATAGCTTGTTATAGTGGAACTAGTATAGCACGGTTTTTGTATATGATGTGAGATGTGAAAAGGGGCGGATGTACAAGTGACAGAAAAACACTATCTTGCAGTTAACAAAAGATTGAAGCAAGGAAGTTATGGAAGAAACGAAATCTGGCTGCCCAGTGAAGAGGTAAATGATGAGATGCTAAAGACTAAAGAAAATTTATTTCGCGCAAATGCAGGAGATAAACAAGAAGAAATACTGGCTCATCTGCAAGACAAGAGAAGATGCAGTAGGTATTGCGATTAAACGGCAAAAAGAGATGTACATCCCGCACGTTGAGAATAAGTTTATTTACGAACTAGATTGCCCGGATGATAGGCTTGCTTATAAGATTCTGTTTCGGTTTATAGAAGAGAATTTGGATTTTGGCGATAAGCTGAAATTGTATACGTGCTTGGATGGAGAAGAAGAGAAGCCAAGAAATGAATCCTATGATACGGAAATCCTATTGGAAGAAGGCAGGTTTATTTCTGCAGAAGCGGAGCGCTTTTTCAAGGAGGATAATCGCATAGAAAGTTTAGCGCAAAAATTCCAGTGGTATGATCGGCAATATGTTGTGATAAGCCGTTGAAAAGATCGAGAATGGTAAAATCATTCTCGATTTTTTTTGCTTCTTCATTCATTCCTTTTTCAGCACCGAACCAGGCAGAACAGCAGTAATATTGGCAGCGATAGATTGCGGAGATTCTTTTAAATCATGTTTAAACCAATCTGTAATAACGCTGAACATCCCGCCTGCGACGAACAATACACTGGCTCGATCCATATCTTTGTTGAAGAATGCATCTGATTGGGCTAGTTTGTCGATGGCATAAATAAAGTAATCCAGCAGTATGCCAGACATATTTGTATCTATTTGGCGTTTCAATGCGGTTGGATTGGCAGCCAATTCTTCCATCATATTCGTAATCACATCGCGGATATCTTTATAAGGAGTTGGTATTACATGTCTCTCAATGAGGCTTTTTACGGTAACTTCAACATTGGCGTTCATAACATCGTAAATAGAGTGATAGTACTTGTAAAAAGTAACGCGTGCTACACCTGCTTTCTTGCAAATATCAGTGATAGTAATATCCTCTAAATCATTTTCTTCCAGTAATTGACTGAGTGCCTCCATAATATATTGCTGTGAATACAAACTATCTTGTCTGGATTTTCTCAAAAGCTAACACTTCCCGTCTGTTTGTTCGTTTTATGCTCAATTTATCACAAGATGATTGAAGAATCTTAACACGATAGTATACTTACAAATGTAAGTACAAACGTTAATTTTATTTACGGGTAAGTGTAATGGAACGCATAACATGTGTCAATTTAGCTGTGAGAAGCAGCAGCGTTTGCATACGGAAACGTAACTGTACTTCAAACAACTACAACTGGAGGAGATTGAAATCGCAAAGCTTTTATATAAATTAGGAGAATGGGCAGTAAATCACCGCAAAACAATTGTGTTTGGTGCTTTAGCTTTACTTGTTGTATTAGGACTTGTAACAGCAAAGATGGGCACTGCATTTAATGAAGATTTGTCTATACCGAACACACCTGCTGAAGAAGCTAATGATGTGCTGCGGGATGCCTTCCCAAATGCAGAAGCAGGAGCACAAGTGCAAGTTGTGTTCAAAGCGCAGGATGGCGAAACCCTTGATTCAGAAGAGGCGAACACAGCTATTACAGATATGCTGAATAGCATTAAAGAAGATGATACTGACGTTGTATCTGTTGCAACACCGGCTCAGCTTCAAAATTTAACAGAAGATAAAACAATTGGCTATGGTACAGTAACATTTGAGAACAAAGCAGAGGAAGTAACACAAGATTCTATCGATAATATTACCGATAAAGTGGAACAAACAAGAGACGCAGGCATTCAGACGGAGCTGACTGGGGATGTAGAGTTTTCAGGTACACATCTCGGAGCCGGTGAAGTTGTAGGGATTGTGGTTGCTTTCCTTGTATTGGCAGTCACATTCACGTCCTTCTTGGCTGCAGGTATGCCAATTCTATCTGCCCTGATTGGATTAGGAATCAGTTTGCTGACTATCGTGATTGGATCTAATTTCTTTGATATTCAGAATGTATCCTTATCTTTGGCGGCGATGTTAGGGATAGCAGTTGGTATTGATTATGCTTTATTCATTATGAATCGCTTCAGACAACAGCTGGCAGAAGGACATACTGTTAAAGAATCTGTGGCTATCGCAACTGGTACATCCGGAAGTGCGGTTGTATTCGCAGGTATCACAGTTATTATTGGTTTATTAGGACTGGCAGTTACCGGTATCCCGTTCTTAACGGTGATGGGAATTGCGGCTTCTATCAGTATTTTACTAGCAGTTTTAGTATCGATTATTGTTTTGCCGGCCGTACTGGGAATGCTTGGTTCCAGAATAGCTCCTGCGCAGGGCAATTCATTTTTAAAGAAAATCACAGGATATAAAGAAGGGAAAACGAGTAAAAATGTGTGGGGTAAGTTTGTTACAAGACGCCCATGGCTGGTTACAATTCTTGCTGTAGCTATATTGCTAGTCATTACGATTCCGTTTACACACATGGAATTAGGTCTCCCAGATGATGGAGTAGCAAAACAAGAAGATACAACAGAACGACAAGCATACGATATACTGGCAGAGGCTTACGGGAAAGGCTATCATGCATCGTTAATCGTTGCAGCAAAGAACGAAGCAGCTGAGAGTGCTGAACAAGTACAGCAAGATTTACAAGCGTTCAATCAAGATGTCAGTGAGCTGGACAATGTTAAAAGTGTTACACCGCCAATGCCGAATGAAACAGGCGATGTGTTTATTATTAATGTAACACCTGAAACAGGACCAAATGATCAAGAAACAAAAGATATAGTAAACGAAATTAGAGACATGTCTGATGAAGATATTGAATTTCTTGTTACCGGTACTGCCGCTGTTAACATTGATATAGCGCAGAAACTGAACGATGCACTGCCTATCTTTGCATTGCTTATAGTCGGACTAGCGTATGTACTGCTAGTTCTTGTATTCCGCTCTATTCTGCTGCCGCTAAAGGCTGTTCTAGGATTCTTGCTTTCTATCGGAGCTACATTAGGATTTGTGACATTTGTTATTCAAGATGGAAATTTAATCAATTTGTTTGGATTCCCAGGCGAAAGTCCAATCTT from Terribacillus sp. DMT04 encodes the following:
- a CDS encoding PLP-dependent aminotransferase family protein — translated: MITINKNEAIPLSKQIYMSFVDKIRSGLLPSGSKLPTVRQLAKDIEVSLVTIMKAYKQLEEDGFIELSKGRGTYVKTQLQPETSSTGQNFDWQLSIPDYLHRSQYARFQDSDASYHFSSSIIDPALFPNQYMDQLIEQVFKQNPRILSQYGGIQGDLVLREKMVQNLMKSKIETSPENLLITSGSQQGIDLVARTFVGPGDVVIMEAPTYPGAIDVFRSRGATILTVPIDENGMRVDMLHALCEKHNPKLIYTTPTFHNPTGTIMPLQRRKVLLDIAESHHCLIMEDDPFSDIYFDRKPPLPIKSLDKSGHIIYLKGLSKTIAPGCRIGLLAASGSIFKRLYAAKANMDLGSPLLTQKVIVPLVDSAKMEQHLKRLRAALKSRRDVVLAVLKEHAPSGVTCFIPKGGLNVWIQLPAWIDSNVLLYEANKRHVSFLTGSACFAIENEHSTLRLSYSYANEKLLQDGVMILCEIMRAMQPASTSSPTF
- a CDS encoding TetR/AcrR family transcriptional regulator, translating into MRKSRQDSLYSQQYIMEALSQLLEENDLEDITITDICKKAGVARVTFYKYYHSIYDVMNANVEVTVKSLIERHVIPTPYKDIRDVITNMMEELAANPTALKRQIDTNMSGILLDYFIYAIDKLAQSDAFFNKDMDRASVLFVAGGMFSVITDWFKHDLKESPQSIAANITAVLPGSVLKKE
- a CDS encoding MMPL family transporter; translation: MAKLLYKLGEWAVNHRKTIVFGALALLVVLGLVTAKMGTAFNEDLSIPNTPAEEANDVLRDAFPNAEAGAQVQVVFKAQDGETLDSEEANTAITDMLNSIKEDDTDVVSVATPAQLQNLTEDKTIGYGTVTFENKAEEVTQDSIDNITDKVEQTRDAGIQTELTGDVEFSGTHLGAGEVVGIVVAFLVLAVTFTSFLAAGMPILSALIGLGISLLTIVIGSNFFDIQNVSLSLAAMLGIAVGIDYALFIMNRFRQQLAEGHTVKESVAIATGTSGSAVVFAGITVIIGLLGLAVTGIPFLTVMGIAASISILLAVLVSIIVLPAVLGMLGSRIAPAQGNSFLKKITGYKEGKTSKNVWGKFVTRRPWLVTILAVAILLVITIPFTHMELGLPDDGVAKQEDTTERQAYDILAEAYGKGYHASLIVAAKNEAAESAEQVQQDLQAFNQDVSELDNVKSVTPPMPNETGDVFIINVTPETGPNDQETKDIVNEIRDMSDEDIEFLVTGTAAVNIDIAQKLNDALPIFALLIVGLAYVLLVLVFRSILLPLKAVLGFLLSIGATLGFVTFVIQDGNLINLFGFPGESPILAFLPIIAIGILFGLAMDYEVFLVSRMREVYSKTHDPKEAILAGMRDSGKVVVAAGLIMISVFVGFMVTPDAMIKSIGMALTFGVLFDAFVVRLTIVPAIMSLMGKAAWYMPKWLDKILPNIDVEGEALLHNKEKEKSN